The following proteins are co-located in the Triticum aestivum cultivar Chinese Spring chromosome 1A, IWGSC CS RefSeq v2.1, whole genome shotgun sequence genome:
- the LOC123047214 gene encoding monothiol glutaredoxin-S11 codes for MASGGGAVREVGSRAELDAAVGGARAAAVHFWAAWCEASKQMDEVFAHLAVDFPHALFLRVEAEEQPEISEAYGVTAVPYFVLCKEGKPVDTLEGANPASLANKVAKLAGPANVAQPAAPASLGVAAGPAVLEKVQEMARQNGSSAAESTLKKRLEQLVNSHPVILFMKGNPEEPRCGFSRRVVDILKQEGVEFGSFDILTDNEVREGLKKFSNWPTFPQLYCKGELLGGCDIVIAMHESGELKDVLKEHNIPLTQQGSKIEEPVMSESANEQSPEAIGLTEAQKARLESLTNSNPVMIFIKGSPEEPKCGFSGKVVHILKQEKIPFSSFDILSDDEVRQGLKVLSDWPSYPQVYIKGELVGGSDIVMEMHKSGELKKVLTEKGIIRKESLEDRLEALISSSPVMLFMKGNPDNPRCGFSSKVVNALKGAGISFGSFDILSDEEVRQGLKTYSNWPTFPQLYYKSELMGGCDIVLELEKSGELKSTLSE; via the exons atggcgagcggcggcggggcggtgaggGAGGTGGGGTCGAGGGCGGAGCTGGACGCGGCGGTCGGCGGCGCGCGGGCCGCCGCGGTGCACTTCTGGGCGGCCTGGTGCGAGGCCTCCAAGCAGATGGACGAGGTCTTCGCGCACCTCGCCGTCGACTTCCCCCACGCGCTCTTCCTCAGG GTTGAGGCTGAAGAACAACCGGAAATTTCAGAGGCATATGGAGTTACAGCAGTGCCATACTTTGTTTTATGCAAG GAAGGCAAACCTGTTGATACCTTGGAGGGCGCAAACCCAGCCAGCCTGGCCAATAAGGTTGCAAAGTTAGCTGGGCCTGCCAATGTTGCTCAGCCTGCTGCACCTGCTAGCTTGGGGGTGGCTGCTGGGCCTGCTGTACTCGAAAAGGTCCAAGAAATGGCACGGCAAAATGGATCTTCTGCTGCTGAAAGTACACTGAAGAAGCGTTTGGAGCAGCTTGTCAACTCCCATCCTGTCATCTTATTTATGAAGGGAAATCCAGAAGAACCAAGGTGTGGTTTCAGCCGAAGGGTGGTTGACATTTTGAAGCAGGAAGGTGTTGAATTTGGGAGCTTTGACATCCTTACAGATAATGAAGTACGTGAAGGACTGAAGAAGTTCTCTAACTGGCCAACTTTTCCTCAGTTGTACTGCAAAGGTGAGCTGCTTGGTGGGTGTGATATTGTTATTGCCATGCATGAAAGTGGTGAACTGAAGGATGTATTAAAGGAGCACAACATTCCTCTCACGCAACAAGGAAGCAAAATTGAGGAGCCAGTGATGTCTGAATCTGCAAATGAACAGAGTCCTGAGGCAATTGGGCTTACGGAAGCTCAGAAAGCTCGTTTGGAGAGCCTCACTAATTCTAACCCAGTGATGATATTTATCAAAGGTTCACCTGAGGAGCCCAAGTGTGGATTCAGTGGGAAGGTCGTTCATATTCTTAAGCAGGAGAAGATTCCTTTCTCAAGTTTTGACATTCTTTCAGATGATGAGGTTAGGCAAGGTCTAAAGGTTCTATCAGACTGGCCTAGTTACCCTCAGGTGTACATCAAGGGTGAACTGGTTGGTGGTTCGGACATAGTGATGGAGATGCATAAGAGTGGGGAACTGAAGAAGGTTCTGACTGAGAAAGGGATTATTCGGAAAGAGAGCCTAGAGGACCGACTCGAGGCCCTAATTTCCTCATCCCCAGTGATGCTGTTCATGAAGGGCAACCCAGATAATCCACGTTGCGGCTTTAGTTCGAAAGTGGTGAATGCCTTGAAAGGAGCAGGGATAAGCTTTGGGTCCTTTGACATTCTATCTGATGAGGAAGTTAGACAAGGTCTGAAGACATACTCGAACTGGCCCACCTTCCCCCAACTCTACTACAAATCAGAACTGATGGGGGGCTGTGACATTGTTCTCGAGCTGGAAAAGAGTGGAGAGCTGAAGTCCACTCTCTCGGAGTAG
- the LOC123047199 gene encoding uncharacterized protein, with the protein MVGKDLVLQRNAPVDIREIAAKATLREVRQNGHTYVELRRVGKRVIFFCTICLTECFSDNVLFDHLKGNLHSRRYAEAKVTLFGPMPWPFNDGVLFFNNSRENDPLLLDSSSHNTSELALVPHPDFAGNGTEVTSRLRDGSSSHNGAKGSFSGANGRPNGRSSAITEDSALSNRSETDGPLVIPSVLIKDVVLNLPVHLLGYGNIAYKIAETSEGRKKISKIWCAWVGEEASQGSEACTIYEQSGFAIVNFSYAYELGRKWPSEDQDLPISAGSFFVIDEAGHRGKRRKKSFSDQEASSEESNGHTHDSRSQAIVTGSPTGTSCNLQVSPLSSKSMRRELRKQKRLAAEKVCDICGRSMLPGKDVATLLNCSTGNLACSSRNSSGAFHLFHTSCLLHWTILCQYEVLADQIAKMGKSKRGRKAKTAPKSKIMSILCPECQGTGIHVEGDELEKPTISLSEMFRYKLKSIEAHKAWMKTPEVLENCSTGLHFPAEHLENAEEQVMPLKSLPFFAADGYMA; encoded by the exons ATGGTGGGGAAGGATTTGGTGCTGCAAAGGAATGCTCCTGTGGATATCCGTGAGATTGCTGCCAAGGCCACGCTTCGGGAGGTGCGGCAGAATGGGCACACCTATGTGGAGCTCCGGCGCGTCGGGAAGCGCGTCATCTTCTTCTGCACCATCTGCCTCACCGAGTGCTTCAGCGACAATGTGCTGTTTGATCACCTCAAGGGGAATCTGCACTCACGGCGGTATGCCGAGGCCAAGGTCACCCTGTTTGGGCCCATGCCATGGCCGTTCAATGATGGTGTGCTCTTCTTCAACAACTCACGCGAGAATGATCCACTCTTGCTGGACTCAAGCTCGCATAACACCAGCGAACTTGCTCTGGTTCCCCATCCTGACTTTGCAGGGAATGGCACTGAGGTGACATCAAGGTTGAGAGATGGTTCGAGCTCCCACAATGGTGCAAAAGGCTCATTCAGTGGTGCAAATGGACGTCCGAATGGTAGATCTTCTGCCATAACTGAAGATAGTGCTCTGTCAAACCGCAGCGAAACCGATGGTCCGCTTGTTATTCCTAGCGTGTTGATAAAGGATGTTGTGTTGAATTTGCCTGTGCATCTCCTGGGTTATGGAAACATTGCGTACAAGATTGCTGAAACTAGCGAAGGTCGTAAGAAGATCAGCAAAATCTGGTGTGCTTGGGTAGGAGAAGAAGCCTCACAGGGCTCTGAGGCATGTACCATCTATGAACAATCTGGTTTTGCCATAGTCAACTTCTCTTATGCATATGAGTTGGGAAGGAAGTGGCCTTCTGAAGATCAGGACCTTCCCATCTCTGCTGGATCTTTCTTTGTCATTGATGAGGCTGGACATCGTGGAAAGCGAAGGAAGAAGTCGTTTTCTGATCAAGAAGCATCTTCAGAAGAGTCTAATGGCCATACCCATGACAGCAGAAGTCAAGCTATTGTTACTGGCTCCCCAACAGGTACCTCATGCAATCTTCAAGTCAGCCCCTTGTCCAGCAAGTCTATGAGGAGAGAGCTGAGGAAGCAGAAGCGACTTGCTGCTGAGAAAGTTTGTGATATTTGTGGACGATCAATGCTTCCTGGAAAGGATGTAGCCACCTTGCTGAACTGCAGCACAGGAAACCTAGCTTGCAGCAGTAGAAACTCCAGTGGG GCTTTTCATCTATTCCATACTTCATGCTTACTTCACTGGACAATTTTGTGCCAATACGAGGTGCTGGCTGATCAAATTGCAAAGATGGGAAAGAGCAAACGAGGAAGAAAGGCGAAAACAGCTCCAAAGAGCAAAATAATGTCCATCCTTTGCCCAGAATGTCAGGGTACAGGGATTCACGTCGAGGGAGATGAGCTCGAAAAGCCAACTATTTCGTTGTCTGAG ATGTTTCGCTACAAGCTGAAGTCTATCGAAGCCCACAAGGCGTGGATGAAGACCCCTGAGGTGCTGGAGAACTGTTCCACTGGGCTCCATTTCCCTGCGGAACATCTGGAGAACGCCGAG GAGCAGGTTATGCCACTGAAGTCACTTCCTTTCTTTGCAGCTGATGGATATATGGCATAA
- the LOC123047205 gene encoding pentatricopeptide repeat-containing protein At4g21705, mitochondrial produces MASSSLFAAGRRLLHLGRGRLLQGRVRPHNPTPLLLPVRAASSPPSNSAERPPRRPPGLQSTLWPLGHPDTLLVPEIEHWAEKPRNRLRPVELERIVKELRKRRRHRQALEVSEWMSAKGHVRFLPKDHAVHLDLIGQVRGIGAAEAYFNQLPDKDKTEKPYGALLNCYTRELMVDESLAHFQKMKELGFVFCSLPYNNLMGLYTNIGQHEKVPSVIAEMKRSGIMPDNFSYRICINSYGTRADFFGMENTLEDMECEPQIVVDWNTYAVAASNYIKGNLREKAISALKKAEAKIDIKDSDTYNHLMSLYGQLGDKSEVKRLWALQMSNCKRHINKDYTTMLAMLVRLDEIEEAEALLKEWESSENTFDFHVPNVLITGYRQKDMLDKAEALLDDFLKKGKMPPSSSWAIVAIGYAEKGDAAKAYELTKNALCVYAPRSGWIPRPAMIEMILKYLGDEGDLKDVETFIQLLQAAMPMNLDMTDVLSRARMREEKKAGDAEKEALSSTKASG; encoded by the exons ATGGCCTCCTCTTCCCTCTTCGCCGCCGGGCGCCGCCTTCTCCACTTGGGGCGCGGCAGGCTTCTCCAAGGCCGAGTCCGTCCCCACAATCCCACTCCTCTGCTCCTCCCTGTGCGCGCCGCATCCTCTCCTCCCTCCAACAGCGCCGAGAGGCCGCCGCGGCGACCCCCGGGCCTGCAGTCCACGCTGTGGCCGCTGGGCCACCCGGACACGCTTCTGGTGCCGGAGATCGAGCACTGGGCGGAGAAGCCCCGCAACCGCCTCCGCCCCGTGGAGCTCGAGCGCATCGTCAAAGAGCTCCGcaagcgccgccgccaccgccaggcCCTCGAG GTCTCCGAATGGATGAGTGCTAAGGGTCATGTCAGATTTTTGCCAAAGGATCATGCTGTTCACCTGGATTTGATCGGTCAAGTTCGTGGAATCGGAGCAGCAGAAGCCTATTTCAATCAACTGCCTGATAAAGATAAGACGGAGAAACCCTACGGTGCACTCCTGAACTGCTACACACGAGAACTCATGGTTGATGAATCCTTGGCTCATTTTCAGAAGATGAAAGAGCTGGGTTTTGTGTTCTGCAGTCTCCCCTACAACAACCTCATGGGCCTCTATACTAACATAGGACAGCATGAGAAGGTCCCTTCAGTGATAGCAGAGATGAAAAGGAGTGGTATCATGCCTGACAACTTCAGCTACAGAATTTGCATAAACTCTTATGGCACACGGGCAGATTTTTTCGGGATGGAGAACACCCTGGAAGATATGGAGTGTGAGCCTCAAATTGTAGTCGATTGGAATACCTATGCCGTTGCGGCGAGCAACTACATTAAGGGCAACCTAAGGGAGAAGGCAATCTCTGCCTTAAAGAAAGCAGAAGCAAAAATTGACATAAAAGATTCAGATACCTACAACCACCTGATGTCCCTCTACGGCCAGCTGGGGGACAAGTCAGAGGTGAAGAGGCTGTGGGCACTCCAAATGTCAAACTGCAAGAGGCATATTAATAAGGACTACACTACAATGCTTGCAATGCTTGTGAGACTTGATGAAATTGAAGAAGCTGAGGCCTTGTTGAAAGAGTGGGAGTCGAGCGAAAACACATTCGACTTCCATGTTCCGAATGTCTTGATCACTGGATACCGACAGAAGGACATGCTGGACAAGGCCGAAGCGCTGCTGGATGACTTCTTGAAGAAGGGAAAGATGCCTCCTTCGAGCAGTTGGGCCATCGTGGCAATCGGCTATGCTGAGAAAGGTGATGCTGCGAAAGCCTATGAGTTGACAAAAAATGCCCTTTGTGTTTACGCTCCGAGGAGCGGCTGGATCCCGAGGCCTGCGATGATTGAGATGATACTCAAGTATCTTGGAGACGAAGGTGATCTCAAGGATGTTGAAACTTTCATTCAACTGCTGCAAGCTGCTATGCCTATGAACTTAGATATGACCGACGTTTTGTCAAGGGCTCGTATGAGAGAAGAAAAGAAGGCTGGAGATGCAGAGAAGGAAGCCCTAAGCTCAACAAAGGCATCAGGATAA